The segment CTTACTTGTCTAAGTTTCTCACTGAGCTTCTTTCTCTTCtatgcactttaaaaatgtttctatgactctctttttctttcatcttttttggggggaatcgCTATTACTAgccctcttctccccaccctcatttagaaaaggaaaacacaATTCTTGTgacaaataagcaaaacaaatctatacTTGCCATGTCCAAGAATTTATACTTTATTCTCCATTTTCAGTCTATCACCCTTCGTCAAGAGGTAGGGAATGTGAATTATCATTGATTAGCATGATTGACCACTACATACCTCagaattcttaattctttcaaagtttttttcatataatattaatgtttaaattgttctcctgtttctcctcacTTCCCTCTGTGTCAGTTCATCCAAGTCTTCAGAGATTTTGCTGAAGCTGTCTCTCTCTTGTCATTTCTCATTCCATATCCTCCACCATACCAAGAGCATACAGTCTGGGCTCAGCAAATACATATTGATTGTTATAGTGATAACCTAGCTAGTCATAAGGaaaattcagagttctttccattctCTCCTATACATAGctattaatttccaaattttcattatttatgtGGATTCATTTTTTACTCCATATGTAGGTTGAATTTACTTTTCCTCTATAGTTTTGCTGGAAACTTGTTATAAATGAAATTCATTGTTCTGGCAGTTTTCTATGCCATtttggaggaaaaggggaaaaaatactagTGCATTCACCAACAATTAATACCAGTAAGAaatgaataaattcttttttttggttatatACACGTGAAAACATCCTCCATGATATACATGTTCATGAGCAGATAAAGCAGCCATGCCTTTCATGTAACTGAAGAACCAGAttgttttcagtttattttctaCAAATCCATTTTTATTTCCGTCCTTCCTTCATTCTAATACCTAATGTAGCATATCTTTATCTTATTTAGTTAAGAGTTAAATGCTAGAGGTAAATATCCttacaaacaaaaaagaagtgaaataaaaGTATATTCTACAAAATCACCTGGTGCTTAAGACTAGGGTTAAAATTAGATCAGtaatagtaaatatttttaacctttttgccAACTATCTTTAGTCTCATAGAAAGGTGAgactattatattattataattattattatatattagcTAAAAATTCTGCAAATACAGAATTATTGAGTTATTCCTGTTTTCCCCTTCTGGATTATATACCACATATAACCATCTGACAACATGGTCCAGACCCTCTACAGAGTTATTATGCACCATATAGATATGTATTGGTACAAACCTAATGCCCAGCATATAGGCACATTAGGATATGTATGCTCAAATTCCACAGAAACATACATTCATTGTTTGCTTGTGctatatatatgttttttaaaaatagtatgtgATAACTGTTTCTATGAGCAAGTGCCCAAATGAAAGGCAGAAAGGAATGGTGATTAGATGGCTGACCCTGCAGTCAGGTAGACTGAGATGTCCTGCCTCAGATGCACAATCATTTCATGCTCAAGGGCAGGTGACGACCTTGCAGTACCTAAGGCGGCTCTGAGACTGTCACTGTCACTGATCCTCATCATCATTTGCCTACCCCACCCCTAAGGTAAGGAGACTGTAGTAGATAGTCCACAACTTGAGAATCAGTTATGTTGTTAAAGTTTTTTTATAATGTATTTGGAATACATTTGTTAGAATAATCAATTTTGTGACTGGGGTCCCAAGGCCAACCCACAAAAACTTATGTAACCTGTCACATAACTGAACTATAATACTGTAAAACCAAACTAACATCTCCCTGAGAAAATGAACTTTTCTTGGAATAGACTCTTCCTACCTGCCAAGCAGTCCTAGTGAGAACTCACTCGGCTCCAAAGCAGTGGCTCTGAGATCTGGGGGAGGGACTAAGGAGCAGAGGGGAGAGCATAGAAATGCTTGCCTAAGAGCAGAATAAGAGCTGTAAAATGACTAAGGGATAGAAGAGGAGAGAGCAAACTTCTTGCCAGTGTAAATTCCTGGGGATGCTGACCTTAGTAGcccccttttctttcattcttcaggCCACAAGGAGTGACCTTCCTATTTCCTTATGCACTGCCATCAGCCTGGGGCTGAAAGGTTCTCTGCTGTGATGGGGCTTTGTCAAGAATTGTTTCTGTTATAAGTGCTCttagtttttctcattttttcatattaataaGCAGTCATAAATGTTAGTAGTTCAGCGAACTTTATCTATGTCACAGTTCCCTCTGTTTTTGGTCTTCAGGATTTTAGAATATCAGCTCAGAAAATATATAACAATTTATTTTAAGGTGAATTCAAGTGGTATTTAAAACATATATGTAATACCTTAATTCATTGCTAGAAGGTTTTCTTTCTGGTGGTAAATCTTTTTTACTGTCATCTAAGAAATGGAGGGGCCACAGTCTTTGCCTCAGAGGGAGTACCACTATGCTAACATCTCTGACCTTTTGAGCTTGAAGAGGAGAAGTGATATGTTTCAGCTAAATGCTGTTTGGAAGTCGCTGGTGAGGCACCATCAGATGTGAAGATGATGTACATTTTGTTGTCTATCTTGGTGTCTCTACAAATACCTAGAATAGGTGTCTgcacgtagtaggcatttaataaatgctgatcaTGTCATTAATTACATTTGAAGAGGTACCTTTAAGGGCAGTCATTGTGTATGATTTTCCAAATCCCAGTAAAAATGcttgaaaactggaaaatgaaatcATACAGATTATTTCCATCATATAGATGAGCAAAACCTCCAGCAGTTTCTTGGCCTAAATtcaacttttttcccccaaactaaaattaagtaaaattgaTTGGTGAGTGAAGTTACAGCtggtatgtgtatgtgagtctaAAAAGGCTATCCTGTAAAGCAGTTATCACTATCAGCTCCGTCATACTGAACTATTAATTTGAAGGTTGATAGGTGCCACCATGCCCCTGTGCATGCGCGCcggcacacgcacgcacacatgccCTAATAAGATTTGCAAGGATTTCAAGCATCAAACTGTGAGATAAAGAAGTACAGAGAGCAACTTTTAAGATCCCTGCATCTCAGTGCTTTAAGTGACTCCCTCACTTGGATACACAGAGCCTTCTCAAGGTCCATCATTGTTGCTTTGAGCCAGTAGGCTCACAGGTGGTACAGTGGGGTAGAGAACTAGAcgtggagtgaggaagatctaagttcagatccagcctccgacacttactagctgggtgatcttgggcaagtcacttaatttctgtgtgtgttcagttttctcaactgtaaaatgtagataaataatatcacttagcacaatgcctggcatgaaataagtgctctataaatgttccTCTCCTCACAGCCTCTGTCTTTCACACGTACATCCACCCTCCAGCCAACCAGAAATGGTTAGAGACTAGTCATTTCAAGACCCTCTTATGGTACATGCCTCCTTCATATACCTTAAAAAAAAGGTTTGTATATTTTTGCATGTGTTTATAATCTGTCCTCGCCAttgtctcccctcctcctcttgaacaacaataaaaatacatgaaaaataaaactgtcaTCATAAAAAGGAATAGTCCTACAAAACAAACTCTCATATTGCCATGCCTGAGCAGGAGGTGAGTCGAATGTTTTATCTTCAGTCTTCTGGACCCGTGGATTGCATCGATcggagttctaaagtctttcacagttgtttttttctataaTATCATTGTATAAAAGGTTTTCCTAGTTcagctcactttactctgcatcatttcctagagttctttcctctgaaactgactttttcaccatttcttacggtacaataatattccttaCATCCATATGCCATAATTTGGCTATTTCCCAGTAGAAGGGTACCCCCATCGTTTCCAATTTTGAGTTACTatgaaaagaactactataaatatttttgtgcacataagtaagtccttttcctttttctttgttctctttggggtataagccTGCTACTGGTATGGCATTCTTCTATGAAAAATTGGGCAAAATTTTGACAAGATTTGCAATGAAGATTAAATGTCTTATCCATTAAATTAAATGACATATCCAGATGTCAAGTTCCTTTGTTCTAATGTTACAGCTTCATCACTGGACCAGCCCTACTCCCAGGATACTTTTCAGTTGAGATGGATAATGTAGTGCTTGTTTTAAACGGAAGAGAAGACACAAAGATCTCTTTCGCCACACAGTGGTTACTCTATACAGAAACTTTAATAGAAGCTCGGAAACTCCAGCACGTTGCTGTGGTCTTACTTGGAAACGAACATTGCAATAACAAATGGATTAatccatatcttaaaaaaaatggagGCTTTGTGGAACTACTTTTTATAATCTACGATAGCCCCTGGATTAATGAAGAAGATGTTTTTCAATGGCCCTTAGGGGTAGCCACGTAAGTATAAAATGTAATTACATCGTCTTTCAGAATTGAATGCTTTAATTTCTATGccattaaaaggaaaattgtagAATCAACTTTGAAGAttttttagaagaggaaattaGTTATCTGTCTGTGATCATTAGGGACAAGTAAAATTTACTgaagcacatgtataacctctatctgATTGCTTTCCAtgtgagagaagggggaggggagagagggatggaaggatagaaattggaactcaaaacgttaagtaaaatattttaaaaatctaatactGTATAACTAATAAAGCACAGTACTAAGAGAATATATTAGTATGGTAGGTATTGTGTTATAATGTGGGACCTCCTATTAACCAGTCATATAAAATAGTGCTTAATGCTGTATTACACCAGGTTTGTTAggtttaaaaacatgatttatcTCTGGTTTATCCTAATCCACGTTAGCAATATGCAACGGGTTTTTGTTATGTTTCCTGGAGGGGTGAGGAGTCAACCTGAAAACCATATTATATGGTTCTTTCTGTTAGTAGCAATTTTTCAAAACTAGATTAACTAGCAAAAAGACTTGTTTATTATCTCTACCACACAGCAATGTattagaaagagcactggtctgGAAAGCTGCTTCTTCCTActctgtttctagttctttgaccctgggcaggtcacttaacttctctcatactcagtttcctcatctgtgaattgaGATAATTGGCCTGTACCAGTGATTCCCAACTGGTAGACCCAGTCCACAGGCATCCATTATTACAAATCTTTGTATACACCATGcactattattgtttttatttgtttagcTACAACATAATACTCAGTGTGACATAGTAGAAGAAGCAGGATGCTTTCTATTGACTGAATAATGTCAAATGGATAAATATTACTTACTATTTTTCAAATGTCATTGTGATTAACAAACTACAAGTTAATTTAAAAGTGTTCATGAATTCATAGCAGCATTTTAAGATAATATACTTTTAATTTACAGATACTAACAGTACAAGTACTCTCATAAATGTGGAatattgtaaaaaactgaaaagggaGCCGTCATATATAAAAGTTTGGAAACTCTTGGTCGGGGCATCTAAGCCTCCCTGCCAGCCATCTTGCTGGGATTATGCACATGACATTGTTGCAAAACTTTGAGTGCAACCTACACAGCAAATGTAGATTAGTAATGGGAAGTATAAAAGGGAAATACAGACGCACCTTAGGTAGATAATCTTTATAATATAGAAGTAGCTgtcattaatatttatatataattacactgatatattttatatgtatagtgatgatataaattatataattgctacaataaatattattatttataaacatGAGTAATTTGTTAAAGATGATTTGTCAACATTTGGTTTGTAAGAAATGACAGTTCAGATTATGTACAAAAGTAATTCCTAACCTATCAATCTACATTTCATTCCTCAGTGTCgaaatgtaaaatagattgaCATGTTATGTACTAATTTGtatgttcatttttatagatacaGAAATTTTCCTGTGGTGGAACCTAGTTGGTCACTGTTGCATGATGAGAGATCGTTCTTGTGTAATTTCTTAGGAACTATTTATAAAAATTCATCCAGGGAGACTCTAATGGACATTTTGAAAcatgataaaaacaataaattgtGCTGGATTACAACCAGAGAAGAGTAAGTTCAATTTCCTTTGCATATTCCCTTGGTTTACCAAAGACAGGCAGAAGATCTTGTTAGCCTGGGGCATTCATGGAAGGTCCACAAGAGAGAATTGCTGCACTCTCAGTATAGTCTCCCTGCAGAAAGTATATTAGCATCTAAAGCTTTTGGGGGCATCTTACAGAGACAACGTAGGACTTTAAGGTGGGCAGAACTGCCATTAGAGTAGATGTGGAATAATAACGGCAGTCGAAGGCGAAACCATTTGCTAGAGCTTAGCTCGGTGGCATTTGTTCGGCTAATTTGACATCCTTGCGAAGAAGTGAAGACGTCATGTTCGTCTTTCTCATTGGCATTCGTTGTGCTGTTTCAGGATTCTGTAGCTGGCAGTACAGTTTCTGTGAACTCAGTGCCACCAACACtgtgtaattgggaaaagaaGGATGGGAGTGATCAGCAAACAGGAGGGGGAGAGGCTGATAGACCCGACTTCTTGTTGCTTCATTTAACGCATCATAAGTGTCAGATAAATGTTGTTATTCCAAGAATTGTGGACCATCTCATATTTTTTGCCTGGCAGCCTGTGCATAAATATTTTAAGGGGGAAAAACCCAGAACAGTCTATGAATATCAATGTaagattttcatttgaaaaattgtagaatcattttataaaaatttttgtttatgtagGAACTTGGAGTTGCAGTGTTTGATTCTCTTCATAAAAAATACTGCAGTAAAATTCAGCTAGAAAAATTTATTATTGTACTCTTGATAATAGCCCTTGTTCCAGACTACCAAAGTGTATTCCCAGTTCAGCTTTTAAAGTAAATTTAGCATATGTGGATAGTACAGTACTCTTTAAATCAGTCATgagaggaaaataggaaaaacatatttaaatattaGCCATAATATGAGTTTTTAGAAAGCTATTGGATAAAAAGATTGATCATTGTAATACCTGCAGTGGTAGTCtcaaaattttgcttttttgttatGAACTTAAACATCAACAAGTCTCAGTGCTTTTAGTTCTTTTTAGATAagattttcattttctgatttaCCAACATATTATTTTTCAACCATTTCTAGTCTTTGATATTAGGTATAATCATTTTTTCTGAAGAACAGAAGCTGGGGTTAGAAACAGAAGTATGGAATGGGAATTCacattctttttgttattttctagGTGGAAGCCCCAAGAA is part of the Notamacropus eugenii isolate mMacEug1 chromosome 3, mMacEug1.pri_v2, whole genome shotgun sequence genome and harbors:
- the RXYLT1 gene encoding ribitol-5-phosphate xylosyltransferase 1 isoform X3, with the protein product MPPSYTLKKSFITGPALLPGYFSVEMDNVVLVLNGREDTKISFATQWLLYTETLIEARKLQHVAVVLLGNEHCNNKWINPYLKKNGGFVELLFIIYDSPWINEEDVFQWPLGVATYRNFPVVEPSWSLLHDERSFLCNFLGTIYKNSSRETLMDILKHDKNNKLCWITTREEWKPQETNESLKNYQDALLQSDLTLCPVGVNTECYRIYEACSYGSVPVVEDVMTPGNCGNASTSPSTPLQLLKAMGAPFIFIKDWKELPAILEKEKSMTLQEKIERRKTLLGWYQHFKAQLRLKFIKTLERSFLMRDNKG
- the RXYLT1 gene encoding ribitol-5-phosphate xylosyltransferase 1 isoform X2, with protein sequence MSWPILIDVSLIRTTALIVFITGPALLPGYFSVEMDNVVLVLNGREDTKISFATQWLLYTETLIEARKLQHVAVVLLGNEHCNNKWINPYLKKNGGFVELLFIIYDSPWINEEDVFQWPLGVATYRNFPVVEPSWSLLHDERSFLCNFLGTIYKNSSRETLMDILKHDKNNKLCWITTREEWKPQETNESLKNYQDALLQSDLTLCPVGVNTECYRIYEACSYGSVPVVEDVMTPGNCGNASTSPSTPLQLLKAMGAPFIFIKDWKELPAILEKEKSMTLQEKIERRKTLLGWYQHFKAQLRLKFIKTLERSFLMRDNKG